A genomic region of Arachis stenosperma cultivar V10309 chromosome 9, arast.V10309.gnm1.PFL2, whole genome shotgun sequence contains the following coding sequences:
- the LOC130950415 gene encoding uncharacterized protein LOC130950415, producing the protein MTKVIVNDLGDELFAVLVDEARDISIKEQMSVCLRYVNKEGQLALVTVAKKYVKIALLFNLLTNLCNVVGTSYKRRDMLRDSQMTKTIEALQSKEISSESGLNQEIALKRAGDTRWGSHYGTILQLISLFSSVVNVFEYVEEDGNNSEQRAEACHLLNVIQSFEFIFNLHLMKNILEITNELSQALQRNDQDIINAMALVKVSKQWLQTIRDDGWSLLLDEVSLFCDKHNITDPKIDDIFVPQGRSRRKAQKISNLHPFQVEKFYQVVDRQLQELNNRFTEVNNELLLCIACLNPRHSFLVFDKEKLIQLAQFYPLEFSSTQLLVLDSQLENFILDVRSDDQFSNLNEIGALF; encoded by the exons ATGACAAAAGTTATTGTTAATGATCTTGGGGATGAATTATTTGCTGTTTTGGTTGATGAAGCTCGCGATATTTCTATTAAGGAGCAAATGTCAGTTTGTTTAAGGTATGTGAATAAAGAAGGGCAA TTAGCTCTTGTAACGGTTGcaaaaaaatatgttaaaattgctttgctttttaatttgttaaccAATTTGTGCAATGTTGTTGGAACTTCGTATAAACGACGAGATATGCTTCGTGATAGTCAAATGACTAAGACAATTGAAGCATTACAAAGTAAAGAAATTTCTagtgaaagtggtttgaatcaAGAAATAGCTTTGAAAAGAGCTGGAGATACCAGATGGGGTTCACATTATGGAACTATACTTcaattaatttctttgttttcttctgtgGTCAATGTTTTTGAATATGTTGAGGAAGATGGAAATAATTCAGAACAAAGAGCTGAAGCATGTCATTTATTGAATGTCATTCaatcatttgaattcattttcAACTTACACTTGATGAAAAATATCTTAGAAATTACTAATGAATTATCTCAAGCGTTACAAAGGAATGATCAAGACATTATAAATGCTATGGCATTGGTTAAAGTGTCTAAGCAATGGTTGCAAACTATAAGAGATGATGGTTGGTCTCTTTTACTTGATGAAGTCTCATTGTTTTGTGACAAACATAATATTACCGATCCAAAAATTGATGATATATTTGTGCCACAAGGAAGATCAAGACGCAAAGCTCAAAAGATCTCAAATTTGCATCCATTTCAAGTTGAGAAATTCTATCAAGTAGTTGATAGACAACTTCAAGAACTCAACAATCGTTTTACAGAGGTGAATAATGAATTGCTTCTCTGTATAGCTTGTCTGAATCCAAGACACTCATTTCTTGTGTTTGATAAGGAGAAGTTGATCCAATTAGCTCAATTCTATCCATTAGAATTTTCTTCAACTCAACTTTTGGTTCTTGATAGTCAACTTGAGAATTTCATATTAGATGTGCGTTCTGATGATCAATTCTCAAACTTAAATGAGATTGGTGCTCTTTTTTAG